One Actinomadura viridis genomic region harbors:
- a CDS encoding PfkB family carbohydrate kinase, whose product MTAGEERGGRRPHAVVIGNALIDEVRAGASVERRPGGAGFNLAVGLAVLGVPAGLVAALADDPDGRALAESLRAHAVTVLPQPPRAATGRATASLENGEPGYAFTPAARGRVHFTPAVRGALREADAVIVNSYPFEVPGEAERLGSALRGLPALRVLDPNPRPGLVADPGSFRRRLEALFGHTDIVKVSVEDLDLLYGCPPEAAVARILGLGPQVVFLTRGAAGAEIVTASGRRHTAPAAAMTAPVVDTIGAGDAALAALVASTLAGPPERRPTAAELAAVGWRPHLDRAMRVAAAVCRSRGGHPTAASLAAAVDPLR is encoded by the coding sequence GTGACGGCCGGGGAGGAGCGCGGCGGCCGGCGCCCGCACGCCGTCGTGATCGGCAACGCGCTCATCGATGAGGTCCGCGCCGGCGCCTCCGTCGAACGGCGCCCGGGCGGTGCCGGCTTCAACCTGGCGGTCGGCCTCGCCGTCCTCGGCGTCCCGGCGGGGCTGGTCGCGGCGCTGGCCGACGATCCCGACGGCCGTGCCCTGGCGGAGTCCTTGCGCGCGCACGCGGTCACCGTGCTGCCCCAGCCTCCCCGTGCCGCAACCGGGCGGGCGACGGCGTCGCTGGAGAACGGAGAGCCCGGCTACGCGTTCACCCCCGCCGCCCGCGGCAGGGTGCACTTCACCCCGGCGGTGAGGGGTGCGCTGCGTGAGGCCGACGCCGTCATCGTCAACTCCTATCCCTTCGAGGTCCCCGGCGAGGCGGAACGGCTGGGCTCCGCGCTCCGGGGCCTGCCCGCCCTCCGCGTGCTCGACCCCAACCCGCGTCCCGGGCTCGTCGCCGACCCCGGATCGTTCAGGCGCCGCCTTGAGGCGCTGTTCGGGCACACCGACATCGTGAAGGTCAGCGTGGAGGACCTGGACCTCCTCTACGGGTGCCCGCCCGAGGCCGCCGTCGCGCGGATCCTGGGCCTGGGCCCCCAGGTCGTCTTCCTGACCAGGGGCGCGGCCGGGGCCGAGATCGTCACCGCCTCCGGCCGGAGGCACACCGCGCCCGCCGCCGCCATGACCGCACCGGTCGTCGACACCATCGGGGCGGGCGACGCGGCACTGGCGGCCCTGGTCGCGAGTACGCTGGCCGGTCCCCCGGAGCGGCGGCCCACCGCGGCGGAACTGGCCGCGGTCGGCTGGCGGCCCCACCTGGACCGGGCCATGCGCGTGGCCGCCGCCGTCTGCCGGAGCCGCGGCGGTCACCCGACCGCCGCCTCGCTCGCCGCCGCCGTCGACCCGCTCCGGTAA
- a CDS encoding SIS domain-containing protein, producing MSGSIDAAEFARLLEELEDPARRCFLSGQGRSGLVAGMVAMRLMHIGRTCHVAGEATAPAVRRGDVLIVISGSGTTPASVRHAESARAEGATVIAVTRPGGGALAGIADLTLRIPAGASAQLGGNLFEQAALIALDGLVNALAAGVPDARGRLRRRHANL from the coding sequence GTGAGCGGGAGCATCGACGCGGCGGAGTTCGCCCGGCTCCTGGAGGAACTGGAGGATCCGGCGCGGCGCTGCTTCCTCAGCGGCCAGGGCCGGTCCGGCCTCGTCGCGGGGATGGTCGCCATGCGGCTGATGCACATCGGCCGCACCTGCCATGTCGCGGGCGAGGCGACGGCGCCCGCGGTCCGCCGGGGGGACGTCCTCATCGTCATCTCCGGGTCGGGAACGACCCCGGCGAGCGTCCGCCACGCCGAGTCGGCCCGCGCCGAGGGAGCGACGGTCATCGCGGTGACCCGTCCCGGTGGCGGCGCGCTGGCCGGGATCGCCGACCTGACCCTGCGCATCCCGGCGGGCGCGTCGGCGCAGCTCGGCGGCAACCTCTTCGAGCAGGCGGCGCTGATCGCCCTGGACGGCCTGGTCAACGCGCTCGCCGCGGGCGTCCCCGACGCCCGCGGCCGGCTCCGCCGTCGCCACGCCAACCTGTGA
- a CDS encoding orotidine 5'-phosphate decarboxylase / HUMPS family protein, which yields MLLQLAIDDPAHLGVVPEVIDLVDIVEVGTPVLKRFGLASITTLRERSGGRPVLADTKTVDGGAKEAEMVFGAGASLMTVLSCASPATHAAAGRVAREYGAHVVVDTIADRRLPRRPGRFPGHCDYLALHSPTDRRLDGEDDTRHIDAVASMRALGYRVSLAGGIGPANLAAVAEAAPEIVVVGGAITRAENPRRTAEWIVSTLNGHTRGRPPSRNSPK from the coding sequence ATGCTCCTTCAGCTGGCGATCGACGATCCCGCGCACCTCGGGGTGGTGCCGGAGGTGATCGATCTCGTCGACATCGTCGAGGTCGGCACCCCGGTGCTCAAGCGGTTCGGGCTCGCGAGCATCACCACGCTCCGCGAGCGGAGCGGGGGACGGCCGGTCCTGGCCGACACCAAGACCGTGGACGGCGGCGCGAAGGAGGCGGAGATGGTCTTCGGCGCCGGCGCTTCGCTGATGACCGTCCTGTCCTGCGCGTCCCCGGCGACCCACGCCGCCGCCGGGCGGGTGGCCCGGGAGTACGGGGCGCACGTCGTGGTCGACACGATCGCCGACCGCCGCCTGCCCCGGCGGCCGGGCCGGTTCCCCGGCCACTGCGACTACCTGGCCCTGCACTCCCCCACCGACCGGCGCCTCGACGGCGAGGACGACACCCGGCACATCGACGCCGTGGCGTCCATGCGCGCGCTGGGCTACCGCGTCTCGCTGGCCGGCGGGATCGGCCCGGCCAACCTCGCGGCCGTGGCCGAGGCCGCACCGGAGATCGTCGTCGTCGGAGGCGCCATCACCCGGGCCGAGAATCCGAGGAGGACCGCCGAATGGATCGTGTCCACGCTGAACGGCCACACCCGTGGCAGGCCGCCGTCGCGGAACTCGCCGAAGTGA
- a CDS encoding LacI family DNA-binding transcriptional regulator: protein MSEGGRGGVTIVDVARAAQVSTATASRALGGYGRISAATRERILAVADDLGYRPNDLARAVRVGRSSTIGLVVTDLANPFFAQATRAVVDTASALGHEVLIANTGEDAAAERRAVRVFVEKRVCGLVVVPAAGADHDHLFRPDGRPHLPLVLLDRRLPGRSAATVISDDLGAAREAVGLLAGRGHTAIGMIDGNSTVPGVARDAPAGLVSAAADRVEGFLAGLRDAGLEARRDWMLYATAAEPGAAEEAALTLLGSPDRPTAVVANNSDVALAVVMACNRLGLAIGRDVSLIGFDDASWTRAFTPAISVVARPVAGLGEAAVRELAAQIGGRPAASEPIVLPNRLVDRPSAAPRR, encoded by the coding sequence GTGAGCGAAGGCGGGCGGGGCGGCGTGACGATCGTCGACGTCGCGCGCGCGGCGCAGGTCTCGACGGCCACCGCGTCCCGGGCGCTCGGCGGGTACGGCCGCATCAGCGCGGCGACCCGGGAGCGGATCCTGGCCGTGGCCGACGATCTCGGCTACCGGCCCAACGACCTGGCGCGCGCCGTGCGGGTGGGCCGGTCCTCCACCATCGGCCTGGTGGTCACCGATCTCGCGAACCCGTTCTTCGCGCAGGCCACCCGGGCGGTCGTCGACACGGCGTCCGCCCTCGGGCACGAGGTGCTGATCGCCAACACCGGCGAGGACGCCGCGGCCGAGCGGCGCGCCGTCCGCGTGTTCGTCGAGAAGCGCGTCTGCGGGCTCGTCGTGGTGCCCGCGGCCGGCGCCGACCACGACCATCTGTTCCGTCCGGACGGGCGGCCGCACCTGCCGCTCGTCCTGCTGGACCGGCGGCTGCCCGGACGGTCCGCGGCGACCGTGATCAGCGACGACCTCGGCGCGGCCCGCGAGGCGGTGGGCCTGCTCGCGGGCAGGGGCCACACCGCGATCGGCATGATCGACGGGAACTCCACCGTGCCGGGGGTCGCCCGCGACGCGCCCGCCGGCCTGGTGTCGGCCGCCGCGGACAGGGTGGAGGGTTTCCTGGCGGGCCTGCGCGACGCGGGCCTGGAGGCCCGGCGGGACTGGATGCTCTACGCCACGGCCGCCGAGCCCGGCGCGGCGGAGGAGGCCGCGCTGACCCTGCTGGGGAGTCCGGACCGGCCGACGGCGGTGGTCGCCAACAACAGCGACGTCGCGCTGGCCGTCGTCATGGCCTGCAACCGGCTCGGGCTGGCGATCGGCCGGGACGTCTCGCTGATCGGCTTCGACGACGCGAGCTGGACGCGGGCCTTCACCCCCGCGATCAGCGTCGTCGCGCGGCCGGTCGCCGGGCTCGGGGAGGCGGCCGTCCGCGAGCTCGCCGCCCAGATCGGCGGGCGCCCGGCGGCGTCCGAGCCGATCGTGCTGCCGAACCGGCTGGTCGACCGCCCCTCCGCCGCGCCTAGGCGCTGA
- a CDS encoding aldo/keto reductase — MPRLGLGVARVPDAEAAAAVAAALEMGYRSVDTAKDYGNERGVGAAVRESGIPREQVFVTTKVWNADHGYAPALRAFDAGLERLGLDYVDLYLIHWPVPSRGLFQETWRALERLHADGRVRAIGVSNFEPRHLALLMKEGSVVPAVNQIEMHPRLQQQRLRDVHRRYGIVTEAWSPLAKGGALEHPTLVSLAERHGTTPAAIILRWHLDLGNVVIPKTVTPARMRENLGAASLAPLPPADIDAIGALDAGERIGPHPDTFGDPAGTEPPG; from the coding sequence ATGCCGCGCCTGGGGCTCGGCGTCGCCCGGGTCCCCGACGCCGAGGCCGCCGCCGCGGTCGCCGCCGCCCTCGAGATGGGCTACCGGAGCGTCGACACGGCCAAGGACTACGGCAACGAACGGGGCGTCGGGGCCGCCGTCAGGGAGTCGGGCATCCCCCGGGAGCAGGTCTTCGTGACCACCAAGGTCTGGAACGCCGACCATGGGTACGCCCCGGCGCTGCGGGCGTTCGACGCCGGCCTGGAACGGCTCGGCCTCGACTACGTCGACCTGTACCTGATCCACTGGCCCGTTCCCTCGCGCGGCCTCTTCCAGGAAACCTGGCGGGCCCTGGAACGGCTCCACGCCGACGGCCGCGTCCGCGCCATCGGGGTCTCGAACTTCGAGCCCCGCCATCTCGCCCTCCTGATGAAGGAGGGCTCGGTGGTCCCGGCCGTCAACCAGATCGAGATGCACCCGCGCCTCCAGCAGCAACGACTCCGGGACGTCCACCGGCGGTACGGGATCGTGACCGAGGCGTGGAGCCCCCTGGCGAAGGGCGGCGCGCTGGAGCACCCGACCCTGGTCTCGCTGGCCGAGCGCCACGGCACGACCCCCGCGGCGATCATCCTGCGCTGGCACCTGGACCTGGGCAACGTCGTCATTCCCAAGACGGTCACGCCCGCGCGGATGCGCGAGAACCTGGGCGCGGCGTCACTGGCCCCCCTGCCGCCCGCAGACATCGACGCGATCGGCGCCCTCGACGCCGGTGAACGCATCGGGCCGCATCCCGACACCTTCGGCGATCCGGCCGGCACCGAGCCGCCGGGGTGA
- a CDS encoding DNA polymerase IV: MARWVLHVDLDQFLAAVEVLRHPELRGRPVVVGGDGDPTKRGVVSTASYEARAHGVHSGLPLRTAARRCPDAVFLPVDREVYEAASARVMAALREYGAVVEVLGWDEAFLAVEADDPEAAARKIRERVRAATGLECTVGIGENKVQAKLATGFGKPARVFRLTHATWFEVLGDRPTDALWGIGAKTAKRLRGLDIATVAELAAADPRALAERVGPATGPWLVRLARGQDHSPVDAAPYVPRSRGRETTYQDDLSDWGQVRREVSRLARRVAGEVAADGRPAARVVVKVRYTPFTTRTHGQALPAPTTEAAPIERAALGALGRFTERRPVRLLGVRAEFAP, translated from the coding sequence GTGGCTCGCTGGGTCCTGCATGTCGACCTGGACCAGTTCCTCGCCGCCGTCGAGGTGCTGCGTCACCCCGAGCTGCGCGGGCGCCCGGTCGTCGTCGGGGGTGACGGCGATCCGACGAAGCGCGGGGTGGTCAGCACGGCCTCCTACGAGGCCCGCGCCCACGGTGTGCACTCCGGCCTGCCCCTCCGCACGGCGGCGCGGCGCTGCCCGGACGCGGTGTTCCTGCCCGTCGACAGGGAGGTCTACGAGGCGGCCTCGGCCCGGGTCATGGCGGCGCTGCGGGAGTACGGCGCCGTCGTGGAGGTGCTCGGCTGGGACGAGGCGTTCCTTGCCGTCGAGGCCGACGACCCGGAGGCGGCGGCCCGGAAGATCCGCGAACGGGTACGGGCCGCGACGGGACTCGAATGCACGGTGGGCATCGGGGAGAACAAGGTCCAGGCCAAGCTGGCGACCGGCTTCGGCAAGCCCGCCAGGGTCTTCCGGCTGACCCACGCGACCTGGTTCGAGGTGCTCGGCGACCGGCCGACCGACGCGCTCTGGGGCATCGGGGCCAAGACCGCCAAGCGGCTCAGGGGACTGGACATCGCCACCGTCGCCGAGCTGGCGGCGGCCGACCCGCGGGCCCTGGCCGAGCGCGTCGGCCCCGCGACCGGGCCCTGGCTCGTGCGGCTCGCCAGGGGCCAGGACCACTCGCCGGTGGACGCCGCACCGTACGTCCCGCGCTCCCGCGGCCGGGAGACCACCTACCAGGACGATCTGAGCGACTGGGGCCAGGTGCGCCGCGAGGTGTCCCGCCTGGCGCGGCGCGTCGCCGGCGAGGTCGCCGCCGACGGGCGGCCCGCCGCCCGGGTCGTCGTCAAGGTGCGCTACACACCCTTCACCACCCGCACCCACGGCCAGGCGCTGCCGGCGCCGACGACCGAGGCGGCCCCGATCGAACGTGCCGCCCTCGGCGCCCTCGGCCGGTTCACCGAACGGCGGCCGGTGCGGCTGCTGGGGGTCCGCGCCGAGTTCGCCCCCTGA
- a CDS encoding ABC transporter permease yields the protein MFLALRELRFAWLRFGLMGAVVGLVSILMVLLSGLSVGLVKDGVSGLQNLPVTSFAFERDVQHDAAFSRSVVDVSAVEAWQRRPDVAEAAPYGNTLVNARSDRNVEIDLALFGVAPGSFLSPKVGEGARLGGDANGVVVSRTALDEGLRVGDTLTVDRVGTRLRVIGATEGQDTFGHVDVAYVPLPVWQRIKAGAGPADAVPERATREITAVAVRARPGETVDLAAGDAAAGTESLPLEESYGASPGYTAETSTLQLIQGFLYAISALVAGAFFAVWAIQRKHEVAVLRAMGASGAWVLRDALVQAFLLLLVAVGIGAGAGVGLGALITGGGVPFALHAPSVTAAAAGLVALGLLGAGAAVARIASIDPATALGGNR from the coding sequence ATGTTCCTCGCACTACGTGAGCTGCGCTTCGCCTGGTTGCGCTTCGGGTTGATGGGGGCCGTCGTCGGCCTGGTGTCGATCCTCATGGTCCTGCTGTCCGGGCTGTCGGTCGGGCTGGTCAAGGACGGCGTGTCCGGGCTCCAGAACCTCCCCGTCACCTCCTTCGCGTTCGAGCGGGACGTCCAGCACGACGCGGCCTTCTCGCGGAGCGTGGTGGACGTGTCCGCCGTCGAGGCATGGCAGCGGCGGCCGGACGTGGCGGAGGCGGCGCCGTACGGCAACACGCTCGTCAACGCCAGGAGCGACCGGAACGTGGAGATCGACCTGGCGTTGTTCGGGGTGGCCCCCGGCTCGTTCCTGTCCCCGAAGGTGGGGGAGGGGGCGCGCCTGGGCGGTGACGCGAACGGTGTCGTCGTGAGCCGCACCGCACTCGACGAGGGGCTGCGCGTCGGCGACACCCTCACCGTCGACCGCGTCGGGACGAGGCTGCGGGTGATCGGGGCGACCGAAGGGCAGGACACCTTCGGGCACGTCGACGTCGCCTACGTGCCGCTGCCGGTCTGGCAGCGGATCAAGGCCGGCGCCGGCCCGGCGGACGCGGTGCCCGAGCGCGCCACCCGGGAGATCACCGCGGTGGCCGTCCGCGCCCGGCCCGGGGAGACGGTCGATCTCGCGGCGGGAGACGCCGCCGCCGGAACCGAGAGCCTGCCCCTCGAGGAGTCCTACGGCGCCTCGCCCGGCTACACGGCCGAGACGAGCACCCTCCAGCTCATCCAGGGCTTCCTGTACGCCATCTCGGCGCTGGTGGCCGGTGCCTTCTTCGCCGTGTGGGCGATCCAGCGCAAACACGAGGTCGCCGTGCTCCGCGCCATGGGCGCCTCGGGCGCGTGGGTGCTACGCGACGCGCTGGTCCAGGCGTTCCTCCTGCTCCTGGTCGCCGTGGGGATCGGAGCGGGGGCCGGGGTCGGCCTGGGCGCCCTCATCACAGGCGGCGGCGTCCCCTTCGCCCTCCACGCGCCGAGCGTCACGGCCGCGGCCGCCGGGCTCGTCGCCCTCGGGCTCCTCGGAGCGGGCGCCGCCGTCGCCAGGATCGCCTCCATCGACCCCGCCACCGCACTCGGAGGAAACCGATGA
- a CDS encoding ABC transporter ATP-binding protein, whose amino-acid sequence MTVRPEPAPPAPSAHDTGAPVRAGLVLAGVHLSHGDGAETVRALDDVHLTVMPGELVAVVGPSGAGKSTLLAVAGGLARPDGGTVTVAGHDMTAAGRRARAALRRRHIGFVFQSGNLIPALTAADQLRLPLRFRPRRARPGRDPLELLAGVGMADRSDRYPHQLSGGERQRVGIARALVTEPDVLLVDEPTAALDRARSHDIVRLLAREAAQRSVAAVMVTHDHDVLEHCDTVYEMVDGRLAAVP is encoded by the coding sequence ATGACCGTCCGGCCCGAACCGGCTCCGCCGGCACCGTCCGCCCACGACACCGGCGCGCCCGTCCGGGCGGGGCTCGTCCTGGCGGGCGTCCACCTGTCGCACGGCGACGGCGCCGAGACCGTGCGCGCCCTCGACGACGTCCACCTCACCGTCATGCCCGGCGAACTCGTCGCGGTCGTCGGCCCCTCCGGGGCGGGCAAGTCGACGCTGCTCGCGGTCGCGGGAGGGCTGGCCCGGCCGGACGGGGGGACCGTCACGGTCGCCGGCCACGACATGACGGCGGCCGGCCGCCGCGCCCGCGCGGCGCTGCGCCGCCGGCACATCGGCTTCGTCTTCCAGTCCGGCAACCTGATCCCCGCGCTCACCGCCGCCGACCAGCTCCGGCTCCCGCTCCGGTTCCGCCCCCGGCGGGCGCGTCCGGGCCGCGATCCGCTGGAGCTGCTGGCCGGCGTGGGAATGGCGGACAGGAGCGACCGGTACCCGCACCAGCTGTCCGGCGGGGAGCGCCAGCGGGTCGGCATCGCCCGGGCCCTGGTCACCGAACCCGACGTGCTGCTGGTGGACGAGCCCACCGCGGCGCTGGACCGGGCGCGCAGCCACGACATCGTCAGGCTGCTCGCCCGCGAGGCGGCACAGCGTTCCGTGGCGGCCGTGATGGTGACCCACGACCATGACGTACTGGAACACTGTGACACGGTGTACGAGATGGTCGACGGCCGCCTCGCCGCGGTCCCCTAG
- a CDS encoding TetR/AcrR family transcriptional regulator → MPRIQAPTVVEHRAAQRAALLDAARALLAEGAERPPSLADVARRAGLARSSVYSYFKSRDDLLDALIVDTFPRWSAFVRSRMDRAATPGERILAYVDANLRLVARGDHALARALASTSRSDTLARSSRLLHDELAAPLRAALREHGSSDPERMAELVQSTVYTLTRMIEDGLAEREARRLGHELLTPYLRPTGAGGS, encoded by the coding sequence GTGCCGAGGATCCAGGCGCCGACCGTCGTGGAGCACCGGGCCGCCCAGCGGGCCGCGCTGCTGGACGCGGCGCGGGCCCTGCTGGCCGAGGGCGCCGAGCGGCCCCCGAGCCTGGCGGACGTGGCCCGGCGGGCCGGGCTCGCGCGCTCCAGCGTGTACTCCTACTTCAAGTCCCGTGACGACCTGCTGGACGCGCTCATCGTCGACACCTTCCCCCGGTGGTCCGCCTTCGTCCGGTCACGGATGGACAGGGCGGCCACCCCCGGGGAGCGGATCCTGGCCTACGTCGACGCCAACCTGCGTCTGGTCGCCCGCGGAGACCACGCGCTGGCCCGGGCGCTGGCCTCCACCAGCCGCAGCGACACGCTGGCGCGGTCCAGCCGGCTGCTGCACGACGAGCTGGCGGCCCCGCTCCGCGCGGCCCTGCGGGAGCACGGCTCGTCCGACCCGGAGCGGATGGCCGAGCTCGTCCAGTCGACCGTCTACACCCTGACCCGCATGATCGAGGACGGCCTGGCCGAGCGGGAGGCCCGCCGGCTCGGCCACGAGCTCCTCACGCCGTACCTGCGCCCCACGGGCGCCGGCGGGAGCTGA
- a CDS encoding MaoC family dehydratase, with amino-acid sequence MESPSIMRTYQRTVLREPRELLDLVGRELGASEVRTVTQDQIDRFADVTGDHQWIHVDVERAAAGPFGGTIVHGFLTLALVPRLLADILTIESTSMGVNYGLDRVRFVRPLRPGTEIQGVATLTSAERIPAGDGTEGVQAKASVVVEFADDATTCCVAEILFRYYP; translated from the coding sequence ATGGAGAGTCCATCCATCATGCGGACGTACCAGCGGACCGTCCTCCGTGAGCCGCGCGAGCTGCTCGACCTGGTCGGCAGGGAGCTCGGCGCCAGCGAGGTGCGGACGGTGACCCAGGACCAGATCGACCGGTTCGCCGACGTCACCGGGGACCACCAGTGGATCCACGTCGACGTCGAACGGGCCGCGGCCGGGCCGTTCGGCGGTACCATCGTCCACGGTTTCCTGACCCTCGCGCTCGTCCCCCGGCTCCTCGCGGACATCCTCACGATCGAGAGCACCTCCATGGGCGTCAACTACGGCCTCGACCGCGTGCGGTTCGTCCGGCCGCTGCGACCGGGCACCGAGATCCAGGGCGTCGCCACGCTCACCTCGGCCGAGCGCATCCCCGCCGGCGACGGGACCGAGGGGGTCCAGGCCAAGGCGTCCGTGGTCGTGGAGTTCGCGGACGACGCCACCACGTGCTGCGTGGCGGAGATCCTTTTTCGCTACTATCCGTGA
- a CDS encoding TetR/AcrR family transcriptional regulator has translation MAEEAASTAAEKAGAAEKAGAAAAEAPASRTAEAGWRWSDGYDPQRTRREIVDSALQLFEREGFDRTTLKQIVAGANLTKGAFYHHFRSKEDLLWQIQNEYLDTQLESARKILEEDSDPVEQLRSLIGLSLAGVSTYRAHVAIFYQERRHLTGDRLRSVTEKRDALEALFREVVQRGIDAGAFRREMSDRVITFGIIGMCASAFQWFNPGGSLGIEEVADQFCELVLVGLLTE, from the coding sequence ATGGCAGAGGAAGCCGCATCCACGGCGGCGGAGAAGGCCGGGGCCGCGGAGAAGGCCGGGGCCGCGGCGGCGGAGGCGCCGGCCTCCCGGACCGCCGAGGCCGGCTGGCGCTGGTCCGACGGCTACGACCCGCAGCGCACCCGCCGGGAGATCGTCGACAGCGCGCTCCAGCTGTTCGAGCGCGAGGGCTTCGACCGCACCACGCTCAAGCAGATCGTCGCGGGCGCCAACCTCACCAAGGGCGCCTTCTACCACCACTTCCGGAGCAAGGAGGATCTGCTCTGGCAGATCCAGAACGAGTACCTCGACACCCAGCTGGAGTCGGCGCGCAAGATCCTGGAAGAGGACTCCGACCCCGTCGAGCAGCTGCGCTCCCTCATCGGCCTGAGCCTGGCCGGCGTCTCCACCTACCGGGCGCACGTCGCGATCTTCTACCAGGAGCGGCGGCACCTCACCGGTGACCGGCTCCGGTCGGTCACCGAGAAGCGGGACGCGCTCGAGGCCCTCTTCCGCGAGGTCGTCCAGCGCGGCATCGACGCCGGCGCGTTCCGCCGGGAGATGAGCGACCGCGTCATCACCTTCGGCATCATCGGCATGTGCGCCTCGGCCTTCCAGTGGTTCAACCCCGGCGGCAGCCTCGGGATCGAGGAGGTCGCGGACCAGTTCTGCGAGCTGGTCCTCGTGGGGCTCCTCACCGAGTGA
- a CDS encoding flavin reductase family protein: protein MTEPLLDSTRFRRVCGQFPTGVTAVTATTADGRVAALTVNSFTSVSLEPAKVLFCLADSSSSFPVLIEAERIAIHILSRDQEDVARRFATSGLSGAERLEGVGWTPGPDGVPLLPGTPAILAGRPGEIITSGDHAIILVAVDHVHLKPTGAPALSFYQGRFTTPVVAAPDTGA, encoded by the coding sequence ATGACAGAACCGTTGCTCGACTCCACCCGGTTCCGCCGCGTGTGCGGCCAGTTCCCCACCGGCGTGACGGCGGTGACCGCCACGACCGCCGACGGGCGGGTGGCGGCCCTGACGGTGAACTCCTTCACGTCGGTGTCGCTCGAACCCGCGAAGGTGCTGTTCTGCCTGGCGGACTCGTCGTCGAGCTTCCCCGTGCTGATCGAGGCGGAGCGCATCGCGATCCACATCCTCAGCCGGGACCAGGAGGACGTCGCCCGGCGGTTCGCGACGTCGGGGCTGTCGGGCGCGGAACGGCTGGAGGGCGTCGGGTGGACGCCCGGCCCGGACGGCGTCCCGCTGCTGCCCGGCACCCCGGCGATCCTCGCCGGGCGCCCCGGCGAGATCATCACCAGCGGCGACCACGCGATCATCCTGGTGGCCGTCGACCACGTCCACCTGAAGCCGACCGGCGCTCCGGCCCTGTCGTTCTACCAGGGCCGGTTCACCACGCCGGTCGTCGCGGCGCCGGACACCGGAGCGTGA
- a CDS encoding VOC family protein: MTGRRFRPGEAAWVELCTPDPEAAEEFYGALLGWSVRHERLGGSTYRMCTVGGRDVAGISDAALHGGRPRGWLTYFAVDDVGAAAREAVGLGGELVTAPRYLPAAGTGATVVDPYGAAFGLYQGEARAGVQLLNLPGALCWNELDTGEPEGSVAYYRSLFGYGTESRDDTPTGRPYTVLTLGDVPVAGVLELDSAWPNVVPSRWITYFAVTSLDTAVARAVELGGTATVGPVDGPHGPLHLVKDPGGHTVCLIRLEDGLRPDHVPSPPAVIR; this comes from the coding sequence ATGACGGGCCGGCGGTTCCGGCCGGGCGAGGCGGCCTGGGTCGAGCTGTGCACACCCGATCCCGAGGCCGCCGAGGAGTTCTACGGCGCGCTGCTCGGCTGGTCGGTGCGGCACGAGCGGCTCGGCGGCTCGACGTACCGGATGTGCACCGTCGGCGGCCGGGACGTGGCCGGGATCTCCGACGCCGCGCTGCACGGCGGCCGGCCGCGCGGCTGGCTCACCTACTTCGCGGTCGACGACGTCGGCGCGGCGGCGCGCGAGGCGGTCGGCCTGGGCGGCGAGCTGGTGACGGCGCCGCGGTACCTGCCCGCGGCCGGGACCGGCGCGACGGTGGTGGACCCGTACGGCGCGGCGTTCGGCCTCTACCAGGGTGAGGCCCGCGCGGGCGTCCAGCTCCTCAACCTCCCCGGCGCGCTCTGCTGGAACGAGCTGGACACCGGTGAGCCGGAGGGGTCGGTGGCGTACTACCGGTCGCTGTTCGGCTACGGCACCGAGTCCCGCGACGACACGCCGACCGGGCGTCCCTACACGGTCCTGACGCTCGGCGACGTCCCCGTGGCGGGCGTGCTGGAACTCGACAGCGCGTGGCCGAACGTCGTGCCGTCGCGGTGGATCACCTACTTCGCCGTCACGTCGCTCGACACGGCGGTCGCCCGGGCGGTCGAGCTCGGCGGCACCGCGACCGTCGGGCCGGTCGACGGCCCGCACGGTCCCCTGCACCTGGTGAAGGACCCGGGCGGGCACACGGTGTGCCTGATCCGGCTCGAAGACGGCCTGCGACCCGACCACGTCCCCAGCCCCCCGGCGGTGATCCGATGA